One genomic segment of Desmodus rotundus isolate HL8 chromosome 5, HLdesRot8A.1, whole genome shotgun sequence includes these proteins:
- the LOC112303458 gene encoding olfactory receptor 10A3 produces MKRQNQSSVVEFILLGFANFPELQEQLFGVFLVVYLVTLIGNAMIIVIISLEQSLHVPMYLFLLNLSVVDVSFSAVIMPEMLVVLSTEKSSISFVSCFAQMYFILLFGVTECFLLGAMAYDRFAAICHPLSYPMIMNKSVFMKLVMFSWVSGIMVATVQTSWVFSFPFCGPNEINHISCETPAVLELVCADTFLFEIYAVTGTVLIIMVPFFLILLSYIRILSAVLKMPSTTGRQKAFSTCTSHLTSVTLFYGTANMTYLQPKSGYSPDTKKLMSLAYSLLTPLLNPLIYSLRNSEIKRALTKLWQRIVDLHAL; encoded by the coding sequence atgaaaaggcaaaatcaaagtTCTGTGGTTGAGTTCATCCTCCTGGGCTTTGCAAACTTTCCCGAACTGCAAGAGCAGCTCTTTGGGGTGTTCTTGGTTGTTTACCTGGTGACCCTGATAGGAAATGCCATGATTATAGTCATCATCTCCCTGGAACAGAGCCTCCACGTTCCCATGTACCTATTCCTCCTGAACTTGTCTGTGGTGGATGTGAGTTTCAGTGCCGTCATTATGCCTGAAATGCTGGTGGTTCTCTCCACTGAGAAATCGTCAATTTCATTTGTGAGTTGTTTTGCACAAATGTATTTCATTCTACTTTTTGGTGTGACTGAATGCTTTCTCCTGGGGGCAATGGCTTATGACAGATTTGCTGCAATCTGTCATCCTCTGAGCTACCCAATGATTATGAACAAAAGTGTTTTCATGAAATTAGTAATGTTCTCATGGGTCTCAGGAATCATGGTGGCTACTGTGCAGACATCCTGGGTGTTTAGCTTTCCATTCTGTGGCCCCAATGAAATTAATCATATCTCTTGTGAAACCCCAGCAGTGCTAGAGCTTGTATGTGCAGACACGTTTTTGTTTGAAATCTATGCAGTCACTGGCACTGTTCTGATCATCAtggttcctttctttttgatACTCTTGTCTTACATTCGAATCCTCTCTGCCGTCCTGAAGATGCCATCAACCACTGGGAGGCAGAAGGCCTTTTCCACCTGTACCTCCCATCTCACATCTGTTACCCTCTTTTATGGCACAGCCAATATGACCTATTTACAACCCAAATCTGGCTACTCCCCAGATACCAAGAAACTGATGTCATTGGCTTACTCACTTCTTACGCCTCTGCTGAATCCACTGATCTACAGCTTGAGAAACAGTGAGATAAAAAGAGCTTTAACGAAATTATGGCAAAGAATAGTGGATTTACATGCGTTGTGA